One part of the Lotus japonicus ecotype B-129 chromosome 2, LjGifu_v1.2 genome encodes these proteins:
- the LOC130740711 gene encoding laccase-11-like, which translates to MARLGCFMSVLTFLFFVFIGLMSSSSEAAIKKYQFDVQVTNVSRLCHAKPIVTVNGRFPGPTIYVREGDTVLINVTNHAQYNMSIHWHGLKQYRNGWADGPAYITQCPIQTGSSYTYNFNVTGQRGTLWWHAHILWLRATVYGAIVIMPKPGTPFPFPQPDREFEVLLGEWWNNDVEEIEKQGNKMGLPPNMSDAHTINGKPGPLFPCSEKHTYAMEVEQGKTYLLRIINAALNDELFFAIAGHNMTVVEVDAVYTKPFTTEAILIAPGQTTNVLVQANQVSGRYFMATKAFMDAPIPVDNKTATAILQYRGIPNTVLPSLPHLPASNDTGFALSYNKKIRSLNSVQYPANVPLRVDRKLLYTISLGKNSCPTCINGTRLVASLNNVTFVMPKTALLQAHYFNNKGVFRTDFPDRPSTPFNYTGAPLTANLATITGTRVSKVAFNSTVELVLQDTNLLSVESHPFHLHGYNFFVVGTGTGNFNPSKDPAKYNLVDPIERNTVGVPTGGWTAIRFQADNPGVWFFHCHLELHTGWGLKTAFVVENGPGQDQSVLPPPKDLPAC; encoded by the exons ATGGCAAGGTTGGGCTGTTTCATGTCTGTCTTAACCTTTCTCTTCTTTGTCTTTATTGGCTTGATGTCTTCTTCATCTGAAGCTGCCATAAAGAAATACCAGTTTGAT GTTCAAGTGACGAATGTGAGCAGACTTTGCCATGCAAAACCCATTGTAACAGTAAATGGGAGGTTCCCAGGGCCAACTATATATGTTAGGGAAGGGGATACTGTGCTGATTAATGTCACCAACCATGCACAATACAACATGTCTATTCATTG GCATGGACTTAAACAATATCGTAATGGTTGGGCGGATGGACCAGCTTATATCACACAATGTCCGATACAGACCGGAAGCAGCTATACTTATAACTTCAACGTTACTGGGCAGAGAGGAACACTGTGGTGGCATGCACACATTCTCTGGCTGAGGGCCACTGTGTATGGTGCAATAGTAATCATGCCTAAACCTGGAACACCATTTCCATTCCCACAGCCGGACAGAGAATTTGAAGTCCTCCTAG GTGAATGGTGGAACAATGATGTGGAAGAGATTGAAAAGCAAGGGAACAAAATGGGGTTGCCACCAAACATGTCAGATGCACATACGATTAACGGGAAACCAGGACCATTATTTCCATGTTCTGAAAAGC ACACATATGCAATGGAGGTAGAACAAGGGAAGACTTACCTCCTGAGAATCATCAACGCTGCCCTCAATGATGAGCTATTCTTTGCCATTGCCGGTCACAACATGACAGTGGTGGAGGTTGATGCTGTTTACACAAAGCCATTCACCACTGAAGCTATACTAATTGCACCTGGTCAGACCACAAATGTTCTGGTCCAAGCCAACCAAGTTTCAGGAAGATACTTCATGGCCACTAAGGCTTTCATGGATGCTCCGATCCCAGTTGACAACAAAACTGCCACTGCTATACTTCAATACAGAGGCATCCCAAACACTGTCCTCCCTTCTCTTCCTCATCTACCTGCAAGCAATGACACAGGGTTTGCTTTGAGTTACAACAAGAAAATAAGAAGCTTGAACTCTGTTCAGTACCCTGCTAATGTTCCCCTCAGAGTTGACCGGAAGCTCCTTTACACTATCAGTTTAGGCAAGAACTCTTGCCCCACATGCATCAATGGAACCCGTTTGGTTGCTTCGTTAAACAATGTCACTTTTGTGATGCCAAAAACAGCACTTCTCCAAGCTCACTACTTCAATAACAAGGGGGTTTTCAGAACTGATTTCCCTGATCGGCCTTCAACTCCTTTCAACTATACTGGTGCACCGCTAACCGCCAATCTTGCCACTATAACAGGCACAAGAGTTAGCAAGGTTGCATTCAATTCTACAGTGGAGTTAGTTTTGCAGGACACTAACCTCCTCTCAGTTGAGTCACATCCATTCCATCTTCATGGCTATAACTTTTTTGTTGTGGGAACTGGTACTGGTAACTTCAATCCATCTAAAGATCCTGCAAAATACAACTTGGTAGATCCTATCGAGAGGAACACAGTTGGGGTTCCTACTGGTGGTTGGACTGCAATTCGTTTTCAGGCAGATAATCCAG GTGTTTGGTTCTTTCATTGTCATTTGGAGTTGCACACTGGTTGGGGGTTGAAGACAGCTTTCGTTGTCGAAAATGGACCAGGACAAGATCAATCTGTTCTGCCACCACCAAAGGACCTTCCAGCCTGCTAG